The DNA window agcagaaaagctgggcaagctcgaacccacatgggaaggtccatatcgggtgtcagaagtcctcggcaaagggtcttacaaattgactcacatgtcaggagaacaagtaccccgaacatggcacatttccaacctcaagaagttccatttgtaagagacagtccggtcagtccgtcttgtgtctagttcggtcctagaggtatgtgttttctttgtttttttttactttgtctatgtgctttttgtttgtctatgtgcgtctcGTTCGTTTATGTGCGTCTTGTTTGTCTAGGTatgttttgtctatgtgcgtgtcgtctcttacaaatgttgctgaggtatcttgttcttcgaaggctgatcccctttttagaacatataataagccaacgattgtgagtccaagcttctgaagaagatacaagaccacaattcggcttaaaaaacaagcagttcgtctgaaacgaactgcaacaaatggatagtccgatccacgcgataaaactcgccaaattaggacaagggaaagtccgatccgagcgataaaactcgccaaattaggacacaagcttagtccggtcaaagatgtttatttcatcagaccaaagacgagtccggtcaaagatgtttatttcatcagaccaaagacgagtccggtcaaagaagtttatttcataagaccaaggaccaagtccggtcaaagaagtttacttcataagaccgaggacaagtacgatgaaattttttcgctaagctgttaATActcagtgttagaagcgaaatgaaaatttcatttattaaatcttgttcggcatacaactccgctactctacaaaatggcgttacgctattacaaaggactattctactgtccagggttgctgaaattgagccacctattcacaaaatcctcgtgaagccgagttcgggcgttctcggcagctgaagaataagcaggtcgacgagatgctctaatcgacctaccgcctcttccctgagcccgggaagctctagcacctcggcggcgaagagtctcttcacgaagcatttgttgatcttgctcactcataaccacagctcctctgcgaacttcagtccgtcctcgacttgacgtctctggttgtccctgagttcgttgctgacttggagtagggttttgagcaagtgaatcagaggtttgagctggagtactagcatctgttggcgggaaatgcctgaggaatctctcaattgagggacgccgggaaagaactatgtcgtaccgagaagcccagcgccgcaatgatttcacgacttgttggcaagccgagctctccagcgcattgttcctccggagtacattatattcctcccacagttcgtcaactcgttcctgaacttcagagatggtcattcccccgcgcctgcagatgaaatcctcatacgcagtcctctcagcgacggcggtattcagctcggcctccagatctttcttttcggactctaagtccttattgtcgacctccagcttcactgaacgagccaagagttcgtcattcttcacctggtcagctatggctcttttctcagcttcgtctaaagccgaagagtacagccgcttccagtgaagtacctccagctccttaagagttcagaatatagagcagctatgtcagttcggcatttcagcttaccgagcaggtagtaaaccacaaccggagtaagagagtacgaaaagctatacgaagacacaagggtagacagaagaattttttcatacataaggaaaaatttttttacacgagggcttcaaggccatcttacaagaaggaagaaactaaactaggagaagggagacgaaatcatactccgccagcttcgtctccggcttctcggtgaggttcagcttccttctccttgtctgcctcagcttcagcctcggcctccttgctccccccagcctgctcggcgcccccatagccgatctgctgcgcctcctgctcggcctgctcatcacCGACCAGCTgctcaagctgctcggtctcaccctctccgtggaaaattggagcgggtgaaactgaccctatggaggcaaagatagcctccatattctcatcacggtcagctcggcaactacgaacttggtctgcagaaagcaggaccgaggacgaagcaagctcctcaagcaccggcagactctaaagccgagctgctatctctcggccgtacagcggcaggatgacttcgggaccctgctcggctttatcggtcatcagtttcagcagatcaccgacaaaggctgaaaattggttgctcagaaagagtttctccgcgaaagcacggagaacctccccttgggcaaccacggcggcagcatccctccgtttcgtctgctctcgctggatgacgagctggtttttggcaaactgagcttcatcctgggccgaaatcctagcagctctggctttctcaaagtttgcctcagcctgctcggcccggtgacaagcagccgccaacttcctctgcatctcagcatagtcgttggacgctttggagagttcaacggcgacgagcttggagagcatatcgttcctctgaaaatggataaagaaaaaagtcaacagagggcaccaaaaatacaggaaagaagcaaggccagaaaatcaagaagagaattcacctcggcgaagtccgtgggccataaaaagggctcacagatatgttccgaaggaggcgccaagaccacgtctggcgctctcgggggcttctgggtcttccccttcccctttgccgaagtcgactccggcttcttcggatccgaagaggttttttgcctcttcggagtcctctcggcatcagacgccgagctggtggttttcggcctctccggctccttggactccgaagatttgcggctcagcttattcaatatgttcactaccgaaaaacaaggaaacaaggttagttttcgccgctaaagcagtaaggcataaaaaagaaatcctcaccctcagtctcttcgtccgaagacgagatattgaacatgaggtcgcccttgacgagctcagtttccgagtattgtttcctaatcataggaatcttattgagctcgccctcgagctcggccaacggttctaaccgaggatggggaatcacggacttcggccctctccaaggaaagcccggagccgaagtcctattataaaaaaagaaacggttttgccatttcagccatttggttttgcagaaggccctaaaaggctgtaaggggatcaagtaaaaccaagatcccttccttttaaactggaaaaaattaaggattgcccgcagagacagatccttatctagcctacggagttcggcagcaaaagccgacaagtgcctccaagaattcggagtcacctgacctaaagggagttgaaaaaaatcaagaagctctacaaaaggtgggggaagagggaaacgaagcccgcattctaagcaggcttcgtaaacggtggcataaccctccggcgggtcgttagccctatgatcatcgtcgggaaccaccgccttccccccgggaagaagatatttttcgtgtagagatatcacggtgtccttactcaagacgctgtgaaagtattctacagtcttctccccggactctttccggctagaagaccccttgccccctttcctaccgctacctaactcagaagaagaagaagaagacatggttcttactctttgcaaattctgaagaaattcttgaaagcggaaggaaatttttacgcaaaagagacagagtgcagaagaagcaatagcaaaagtattcaaaggatgaagaaagggcgtatttatcagattcggagaagatttcaaaatcatcgcaccgtttcgaatcccaccttttcaggattcaacggccggattttactgtcgcatttaatgcagtcacgcgcaaggcacgtcccctgacgtcagcctcccccgtacctttatccagaatgccgaagtgactcgcttcgccgaagtgattcacttcgcttttcgggggggggtagtgatggggtacgtactaaacaagcccaatagcagtgacggcccatcagcccaaagcccaaggaagagtatctgttcggcattaccaaagagttcggccccagcctacagctcggtaaaagccaaccaatcaagctctactctcagatcggcaaaagctgctcggcaatagttcagcagttcggtctcagtattcgaccgaactgggagatagtcaactcatgcaggatcacatacaggatagtggaccaagcacagagatagtggactcatgcaggatctcatgcaggatagtggacccatgcaggatctccatgacctccacgacattcacaaccatcattagtggtgatgcaagccacgatcttagttcaatgtataaatagaactcagatcagataaagaagggttaagctctctagacataaaagatcatatagcaagtctgtattgtaagctgtagaaaacagatcaagcaatacaactctgccctcttttcttcccgtggacgtagatttacctcagtaaatcgaaccacgtaaatctctgtgtcgtgatctgcattttcctgcattcatcaccatcaaaaattcgccaaaccatcagtGATGATTGAGGATAATAAAGCCAATGATGGTGGTGATCAACCCATGGATGCTGCTTATCAGTCTCCTAATATATCAATAGAGGAGAAATCGAAATCTGCTACTACGAGGCAGAAAGAAAAACTCTATGTGGAGGAAGAGGATTTATCAGACGTTGAAGAAGAGGATGGATTTTTACAAGCCTTTCAAGTCGCCAACTTCGAGTATATCAATGAAGCAGAAAGGGCAGTCGAAGAAGAAATATTATAAActtattttccattttagcgTTTTACTTTTTTGTTCATCTTtgttcttggtttgatcgacgggcaaagctcccgcgactaccGTTTATCCCTCCGCCGATCGCAGAGCCGATCGCCTCTGCAACGCCGGAATCTTGTGGAACTTTACTTTATTCGACTTGTGATTGAGGGCAAACGGGATTTCTCGTGTCTGTGATATTGCGTGATGAATGAATCAAGTTTCgatattttctttgatttcttTCCCCTTTCGAGTTTTAGTGCAAATTGCGTGTCTTTTTCATGCATTAAATGTGGCTGCGAAACTTCCCCTGATTTTTGCTCTCTAGCTTGGGACTTGGTTTTAATTCTTTGAATCTGATTTTTATTTATGTGGGAAAGTTAACAGTtacttttattcttctttttacCATAAGTAATTATGGAGCTTCTTAGCTAGAATTTATCAATTAGCTTTTTCGTTACACTTTAATTTCTTATGTTTTTCTTTTCCCTCTTTGAGTTGACCTGCATCGAAACATAAACATCTTTCCGCCTAATAAAGTTATAAATATCTTGTACTTCAATGATTGACCATGTGTTTATTTTCACTGAATTTAGTATAGCTTCATTTATTATGTAGGTAGTTTCATTGTAGATTTAGACCTATAAGTGTATAGCCTATTCTCTTTCAAGTACACTGGCTTGTCCAAGATTGTGATTTCTGCCGAAAACTTGCAGCTTTCTTAATTGAATTTGTGAAGATGCTGGAGAAAATGGAGGAGAGATTTGATGCAGAAGCAGTGATAAATGAGTTTGAGTCGTTGTCGAGGGATGCAGGGACAGTTCAGAGAGAGACTCTGCGGAAAATCTTGGATGAAAATGGTGGAACAGAGTATTTGCAGAGATGGGGCCTCAATGGCAGAACTGATCCTGATAGCTTCAAGAACTGTGTTCCCATTGTCTCCCACTGTGACTTGGAGCCTTACATTCAGCGGATTGAAGACGGCAACAGCCCCTGCTGCCTCACTGGGAAGCCGATAACCACCATCTCCTTGAGGTGGAGCTTTCACTCACTTTGACGGTATGTTTGAGATTAGTGAAATTTCTTAATGTTAGTTTTGTTGCAGTTCTGGTACCACTCAAGGGAAGCCTAAGTTTGTGCCTTTCAACGATGAATTGATGGAGAGCACGATGCAGATTTACAAAACGTCGTTTGCATATAGAAATAGGTAAAGAAAACTAATGGTGTGGCTATGTGCACAATGGTGTTtcttggttttttttttatgatgtAAAGGTTAAGCTTGCCTTGTCACAATATGGAAAATTGATTATCCGCTAATTATATAACTAAATGACACCTTTGCTGTCCTTAGCCAGTTATTTCCCTTTCATTGGTCCCCTTTCTTTGAATTTTATGCTTTAATGAATTCATGGTTATTGTTGTTGAAGACAGCTAGCTTTTGAGATTTGTGTTGAGATATTTACTGTTGTAGTTATGTTATGTATGTACACACTTGGATCTTCGCCCCGTTGACTGCTATGGTAATGGTGTGGTAACGATTTTACTTTTGTAGGGAGTATCGGATTGGGAATGGGAAGGCATTGCAGTTCATCTATAGCAGCAAGCAGTTCAAGACGAAAGGCGGGCTAGCTGCTGGAACAGCCACAACCAACGTCTACCGCAATGCACAGTTCAAGAAAACAATGAGAGCAATGCAGACCCCGTGCTGCAGCCCTGATGAAGTGATCTTTGGACCAGATTTCCATCAGTCGTTGTACTGTCATCTCCTATGCGGACTGATTTTCAGAGACGATGTTCAGGTCGTCTCATCTACGTTCGCGCATAGCATAGTCCACGCCTTCCGGACCTTGGAACAAGTCTGGGAAGAACTTGTCACTGATATCCGTGAAGGGACCTTGAGCAGCCGCATTACAGTCCCATTGATCCGTACAGCTATGTCAAAGCTACTCGTGCCGAATCCTGAACTAGCGGATACCATTTATAGAAAGATCTCGGGGCTAAGCAACTGGTACGGCCTAATCCAAGAACTATTTCCGAACACCAAGTACATATACGGGATCATGACCGGGTCTATGGAGCCATATCTGAAAAAAATGAGGCATTATGCTGGCGAGCTACCTTTGTTAAGTGCAGATTACGGAGCTTCAGAGGGATGGATCGGAGCGAACGTCAACCCCAAGCTCACTCCAGAGATGGCCACGTTCGCTGTGCTTCCTAATATTGGCTACTTCGAATTCATCCCTTTGAGAGAGGATCTAAACCACCAAGGGCAAGAGGCGAAACCTCTAGGGCTCACCGATGTCAAGATAGGCGAGGAGTACGAGATCTTAATCACCAATTTTGCAGGTACACACCCACACACACATTCATTCAAATTCTTATGGTATTCAATTCTTGAAACCGTTTGATACGAGTATTAGGattagtattaattagtttagatatattaggatttgcatatcttttcttatatttgtttcttgttccctaagctagtattctagtattataaatagggctagggtgttatcactttattcagtcaatcaatatatgaaattatcattcttttggctcaattgaatagcaaacaagaaacaacCCCTTCAGGCTGCCGACGAGAATCTTCTCGCGCTCAGCCGCCCTTCTGTCGTCTACGTTGCCGACCCAAGCATTGGGCGCTCGACCTCGACGACAaccgtttcttgattttgtgtggaaatcgacgttaaggaggacggtccttaacaactggtgctttcatccagagctcagcatcctccgtctgcgttcatccatatccccaaataaatcaccaccatttctaccgcaaccacgattcagtccgtcaacatgtcatatgACTACGTCGGctatcgccgtcgtcaatacgacttccctcaggccacacaaccattccgtccctaccagccggcccaacctcgccgtgtaaccagttgggaccctccgagcagccgggtggaagtactctgtccgccgtcgtggcctgatgtagaatcaccctacgtctcacaccacttggatccacctgatcgtcgcccacggccgagataccagcccatcgggtaccgcgatcgcgcgcaagacgcttggccccgacaccgcggtggctacgtcgagaggggtggccacctatctgatcgcggagatcatcagactcaattagggtttgatcgctaccTGCCAACCCCAACAcagcggcaccgcccaacgtgctgggacccaccggctCAACAGGaggaccgcggctacccgaccgttgaccggcctcgacgctcggagacgtgctgggaccgacctcgccctcgggaggaggtgagagcgcgagtccagcccgcctcccaccagccacgctactccaccgaaaagtcaacgcgggacctgtacagtcagcccgctcgtgtgaccagtcaaactccagagcagccacgcctgccggTAATGCGGGTCTCCCaagcggagaagtcagaacggtttaggttgggtctctgctggcactgtcccgagaaatgggtgatgggacatgtgtgtaaacaacgcattctctgttatgcggatgatggggaggagtttgaggagaacattcaagatgagaatttagccaaAGAGAAAACTAATAGTACTCCCACGATAggattcggtgatgatgttcccaatgacattaccgatgttcacaatgatgacgctcctcttgatgttccaaacaacgagtcccctggagagttcgtcacgaacaaagggattgtcatgAACGACAACAAGTCActgcaagtgctcgttggggtatatgatgagaagattggtgaaaaggaggagacattgctagaagataaagaggaggatggttctattggtgattACACTATTTTCCACGAAAGTGCTTGTGTCTATAAGGATTTGAATGTTGGTGATGTTACAAGTCTGAATCaacgatcaacatcgctcgacgccGATCCAAGGTTGATTCCTTTGCGAAATAACACGCCGTGTTTGAGCATTCATGACTGTGTGGCAGAACTTTCCATTTTAGCGTTGAATTTGGACGACCACATTAGTCtacctttgttgatttttttatggaggtgaagaagggagacgttcagCTGTTcgatgtgtgtttgatccaggaggagttgccacgccgaagcttctgatttcaactctcctttttgcttcgtggttcccaccttgaggacaaggtgaattttaaccgtgggggagttgatacgagtattaggattagtattaattagtttagatatattaggatttgcatatcttttcttatatttgtttcttgttccctaagctagtattctagtattataaatagggctagggtgttatcactttattcagtcaatcaatatatgaaattatcattcttttggctcaattgaatagcaaacaagaaacatctcctaaggttgccgacgaggctgatctcgcgctcaaccgcccctttttgccgtccaagtcacgacccaacgttgggcgctcgacaacgacgacatctcgtttcttgattttgtgtggaaatcgacgttaaggaggacGGTCCTTAACACCGTTCGTATCATATCATCGTATTATGTGTGTGCTTGCTAATAGTTGAACTAATCAAGCCCTTTGACCCTTCTTCATGCTACATTTCAAGATTCAGTAAAAATTGGTAATTTTCAAACTCCAAAAAAACTGTCTTCAGTCTTTGCCATGTGGTTGTTGGATAACGAGGCGTCATCTTAAACGTTTCTGCAGGTTTTGTTGCTTCCTCAACTCCATCGTCTTGTGTGCTTCTCAGTTATTAATTTGTTATCATTGAATTAATCTGATTATATATTAAATGGTTTCACATGATAAAACCAGCTGGATGAGAGAGGCCTCAGAAACAATACTTTGTTTCATAGAGAACTGTCTCACACTGCACATGCTTCTTGTTTAATACGAGACAAAACATCGAAAGGGTGTCAGTATTTTTTTAATCCATTTATTACTTTAGCCATAATTATTGGGGGAAAACAAAAACActtgtttttataattaagcATTATGTGTTGAATTTTTGCTTTCTGCTGCATCTGTTGATTATTTTGTTATCTGACAATATAAACCGTGCATCTTGCTTCAGTTTCTTCGGCGTCTGCTCGTGTTTTCAAATCAAGACTGCTTTTATTGTGTTTATATTGAAATGTAATATTGCCATGCTCTATCCATGTGAATAAACAATGTTCATGGTATTGGTAGGTGCCCTTTTTTGAACTAATGGAGAGAAAAAAGTTGTGATGTGCAGTCGTTGACTGTCTCTAGTCGAGGTCTGAACACGTTTCTACCTCGTCTTTATACGCTGTTTGAACTTATATGCCTTTTCGCTACAGATGATTGCACGAGAACCCTATCTTTGTTCGATCTTTTAATGGTCGTTGCATTTGAGAAGGGATTGAAATGAAGAAAAGTGTGATTTGTTGGACGATGTTCGATCCTCATTCTCATGCTCGTGTGTGGTTGCAGGATTGTACCGTTACAGGTTAGGCGATGTGGTGAATGTTAAAGGTTTCCATAACTCGACTCCGGAGCTCCAGTTCATCTGCAGGAGGAATCTCCTCCTCACCATCAACATCGACAAAAACACCGAGAAGGATCTGCAGCTCGCGGTGGAAGCAGCGGCCGAGCTGCTGGCGGGGGAGAAGCTCGAGGTCTTGGACTTCACCAGCCGAGTGGATCTCTCGACGGATCCCGGGCACTACGCCGTCTTCTGGGAGATCAGCGGGGACCCCCAGGACGAGCTCCTCCAGGAATGCTGCAACTGCCTCGACAGATCCTTCGTGGACGCGGGATACATGAGCTCGCGCAAGGTCAGCGCCATCGGGGCGCTGGAGCTCCGGATCGTGAGGAAGGGGACCTTCCACAAGATACTGGACCACTACGTGGGGCTCGGGGCCGCCGTCAGCCAGTTCAAGACGCCGCGCTGCGTGGGCCCCACGAACGACACCGTGCTGCAGATCCTGTCTGTGAACGCCGTCAGGAGCTACTTCAGCACTGCGTTTTAGTCTGttggattgatgatttgttggggggggggggggaatatgctgtttctttttcttttttttcgtgTAGCATAAATTTTATTAAGAAAACTTATCAGTTCAACTGTATAAAATCAACAGTTGTAGTACGAAATCTTGTGCTTTAGAATTCACTTAAATATCGAGGATAAAACGCAACTAAATTGATAAGGCGTTTATCCGACGAATAATATGTCAGAGATTCAAGTCGCCTAGTGTACATGACTGTATGAGTTGTGCTAAAAAACTATAGGCCCGGCCCAAAATATCCGGTTGTTCCGACCAGGTTGCTTGTAGTTGAGTATATATTTACATAGCAAGTGAGCGTTTGATCTAATATAAACTCGATTGTTGTACGTTAAGTCGCTATCGAAAGTTGATCTAACAATCTTTCTTTATGTGGCCACAACACTAATTTATGCAGCCTGATTAAATTGTCTAACTAATTATGtgattcttaattttttttaatttaaaaataaacaatGTATTACcacaaaaatcatactaagGCATCACATTTTCATCACACCACTCACTCACATGTTTTATGACAAAACTCCAAAAACAATAGTATTAAACACATCCGATCTGTCACTTGCTCTTGTCCCACAAATTTTATCCCTTTTGTTATTAAATGCAACGATTATAGACTCACTAATTGTCC is part of the Salvia splendens isolate huo1 chromosome 6, SspV2, whole genome shotgun sequence genome and encodes:
- the LOC121806418 gene encoding jasmonoyl--L-amino acid synthetase JAR6-like isoform X1 — its product is MNESTFLIEFVKMLEKMEERFDAEAVINEFESLSRDAGTVQRETLRKILDENGGTEYLQRWGLNGRTDPDSFKNCVPIVSHCDLEPYIQRIEDGNSPCCLTGKPITTISLSSGTTQGKPKFVPFNDELMESTMQIYKTSFAYRNREYRIGNGKALQFIYSSKQFKTKGGLAAGTATTNVYRNAQFKKTMRAMQTPCCSPDEVIFGPDFHQSLYCHLLCGLIFRDDVQVVSSTFAHSIVHAFRTLEQVWEELVTDIREGTLSSRITVPLIRTAMSKLLVPNPELADTIYRKISGLSNWYGLIQELFPNTKYIYGIMTGSMEPYLKKMRHYAGELPLLSADYGASEGWIGANVNPKLTPEMATFAVLPNIGYFEFIPLREDLNHQGQEAKPLGLTDVKIGEEYEILITNFAGLYRYRLGDVVNVKGFHNSTPELQFICRRNLLLTINIDKNTEKDLQLAVEAAAELLAGEKLEVLDFTSRVDLSTDPGHYAVFWEISGDPQDELLQECCNCLDRSFVDAGYMSSRKVSAIGALELRIVRKGTFHKILDHYVGLGAAVSQFKTPRCVGPTNDTVLQILSVNAVRSYFSTAF
- the LOC121806418 gene encoding jasmonoyl--L-amino acid synthetase JAR6-like isoform X2, with protein sequence MLEKMEERFDAEAVINEFESLSRDAGTVQRETLRKILDENGGTEYLQRWGLNGRTDPDSFKNCVPIVSHCDLEPYIQRIEDGNSPCCLTGKPITTISLSSGTTQGKPKFVPFNDELMESTMQIYKTSFAYRNREYRIGNGKALQFIYSSKQFKTKGGLAAGTATTNVYRNAQFKKTMRAMQTPCCSPDEVIFGPDFHQSLYCHLLCGLIFRDDVQVVSSTFAHSIVHAFRTLEQVWEELVTDIREGTLSSRITVPLIRTAMSKLLVPNPELADTIYRKISGLSNWYGLIQELFPNTKYIYGIMTGSMEPYLKKMRHYAGELPLLSADYGASEGWIGANVNPKLTPEMATFAVLPNIGYFEFIPLREDLNHQGQEAKPLGLTDVKIGEEYEILITNFAGLYRYRLGDVVNVKGFHNSTPELQFICRRNLLLTINIDKNTEKDLQLAVEAAAELLAGEKLEVLDFTSRVDLSTDPGHYAVFWEISGDPQDELLQECCNCLDRSFVDAGYMSSRKVSAIGALELRIVRKGTFHKILDHYVGLGAAVSQFKTPRCVGPTNDTVLQILSVNAVRSYFSTAF